GGCGACCGCCCGCTGTACATCTCCATCGACATCGACGTGCTCGACCCGGCCCACGCGCCCGGCACCGGCACCCCCGAGGCGGGCGGCATGACCTCCCGCGAGCTGCTGGAGATCATCCGCGGTCTGTCCTCCTGCAACCTGGTTTCGGCCGACGTGGTCGAGGTCGCCCCGGCGTACGATCACGCGGAGATCACCTCGGTCGCGGCCTCGCACACCGCGTACGAGCTGACCACGATCATGAGCCGTCAGATCGCCGCCTCCCGCCAGGGCTGATCACCCCGGCCCGGCGGCGAAGGCGGAACGACGGAACGACCGAAGCACGAAGGGCACATACGCGCGTGACGCACGACCACGACCTGGTACTCCGTCCCACCGAGGCCCAGACGGCGGCCGCCCTGGCGCCGCCGCCGGGCCGCACGGGCGGGGACCTGGTCGTGGAAACGCTGCGCGGCCTCGGCGCGACCACCGTCTTCGGTCTGCCGGGCCAGCACGCGCTGGGCCTGTTCGACGCGGTCGGCCGCTCCGACCTGCGCCTGGTCGCCCTGCGTACGGAGAACAACGCGGGCTTCGCCGCCGACGCCTACGGCCGCCTCACGGGCGAGGCGGTCCCGCTGCTGCTCTCCACCGGGCCCGGGGCGCTGATGTCCCTGCCCGCCCTCGCGGAGGCGGCGGCGGCCTCCGCACCGGTCCTCGCCCTCTCCTCCCAGGTCCCGACGGCGGGCCTGGGCGGCGGCCGGCGGGGCCACCTGCACGAGCTGCGGGACCAGTCGGCCTCCTTCCGCGACGTGGTGAAGTCGGTCCACATCGCCCGCACCCCCTCGCAGATCCCCTCGGTGATCGCCGAGGCCTGGGAATCGGCCCTCACGGCCCCCCACGGCCCCGTCTGGGTGGAGATCCCGGAGGACGTGCTGCGCGCCGACACGCTGATCCCCGAGGTCACCGGCATGGACGCGACCCCGCACGAACTGGCCCCGCGCCCGGAGCTGACGGCGCTGGCCGCGCACTGGCTGTCGAAGGCCTCCCGCCCCGTGATCATCGCGGGCGGCGGTGTGATCCGCGCCGACGCCGCCGGCAAGCTGCGGCAGCTCGCGGAACGCCTGAACGCCCCGGTGGTCACCACCTTCGGCGGCAAGGGCGCCTTCCCCTGGACCCACCCGCTCTCCCTCCAGTCCTGGCTGGAGGACCGCCACATGACGGACTTCCTGGAGGACGCGGACGTCCTTCTCGTCGTGGGCTCCGGGCTAGGCGAGCTGTCCTCGAACTACCACACGTTCTTCCCCACGGGCCGGGTCGTCCAGATCGAGGCGGACCTCGGCAAGCTGGAGTCCAACCACGCGGGCCTGGGCATCCACGCCGACGCCCGCCTCGCCCTCCAGGCCCTCCTGGAAACGGTGGAGCCCCGCCCGGACGACGAGGCCCCCGAGCGGGTCCGCTCGCTGCTCTCCGCCGTCGAAGCGCGCCTCGCCACCCAGGACGTCACCCTCGAACGTGACCTCCTGACCTCCATCCGCCAGGCCCTCCCGCCCCGCTCCCCGTCCTTCTGGGACATGACGATCCTGTCGTACTGGGCCTGGTCCGCCTTCGACGCGAAGCACCCCAACACCATGCACTCGGCCCAGGGCGCGGGCGGCCTCGGCTACGCCTTCCCGGCGGCCCTGGGCGCCGCGGTCGCCGAGCCCGGCACCCCGGTCCTGGCGGTCTCCGGCGACGGCGGCGCGATGTACTCCCTCTCCGAACTGGCCACCGCCAGGGAACACGACCTCGACGTCACCTGGCTGATCGTGGACGACGGCGGCTACGGCATCCTGCGCGAGTACATGACCGCCTCCTTCGACGGCCGCACCACGGGCACGGAACTGACCCGCCCCGACTTCGTCGCCCTGGCGCGGTCCTTCGGCGTCCCCGCCGCCGCCACCACCCCGGACACCCTCCGCACGGACCTCGCCCAGGCCCTCAAAACCCCGGGCCCCTCGGTCCTCGTCCTCCCCACCACCCTCAAGATGTTCGCCCCAACCCACCTGTAGCCCCGTTGCCCGGCCCCGGGCCCCGGGGCCGGGAGGGCTCACGGCTCAGTTGGCGCTGAGGCGGGCGCTGGTCCATGCGAGGGCCGGCGGGATCTCGCGGTTCCAGGTGTTGAAGCTGTGCCCGCCCCGGTCGAGGGTGATCGACGAGACGTGGGCCGGGTCCTTCACGGCCTTGACGAACTGCTGCGTCGCCTTGAGGTTCGACTCGCCCTGGAGCGAGGTGGTGACGAGGAACGAGACGTTCGGCTGCGGCCGGTTCGCCAGGTGCCACAGCAGGTCGGACCGCTTCTCCTCGCCCTTGTTCCCGTGGAAGAGGTCGCCCGAGTCCGCATCGACCTCCGGCTTGTAGTCCGCCGAGAGGCCCACCCCGGCCGCGTACGTCTCCGGGTGCTGGAGCGTCATCTTCAGCGCGCAGTACCCGCCCGTCGAGTCGCCGATGATGGCCCAGTTCCGCGCCGAGGTGCCGATGCGGTAATGACTGGCGACCGCCCTGGGGACGTCCGTCCCGAAGAAGGACTCGCTCTGCGGGCCGCCCCCGGGGACGTCGACGCACTGGCTGTTGGAGGGGCCGACCACGGGCCGCATCATCACCAGGATCATCGGCTGCATCTTCTTCTGCTTGGCCTGCGTCCACGCCGTCTTCGGGTACCGCAGCCCCTTCAGCAAGTTCTCCGCCGTGCCCGGGTAGCCCGTCAGCACCACGGCCGCGGGGAACTTCCGCTGCTCGTTGCCCTTCTGGAAGTACTCGGGCGGCAGGTACACGTACGCCTGGGCGGCGACCCGGGAGCGCTCGCCGTGCAGGGTCACCTTCTCTATCAGCCCGCCCGACTGCGGACTGCGCCCGCCGGGCACGCCGGTGTCCTGCCGTCCCAGCACCTCCACGGCCGCCCCGCCGGGCACGGCCTCCTGGCGCGCCTGTCCGGCGGTCAGGTCGGCCCAGGACCCGTAGATCAGGAAGCTGCGGTTCGCCGCGAGCGCGACCGAGGCGAAGAGGAACACCTGCACGACGACGAGCAGCCCTAAACGCCCCAGCACCAGCCCCCGGCTGCTCCGCGCCAGCCGGGGCCACAGCCACACCGTGGCCGCGAACAGGAGCACCGTGCACAGCACGGCACTCACCAGGAGCGTGCTACTTGTCAGACCCATGGATCGGTCAAGCCCTTCGCGATGTCCGGCGCACCGCCGACCGGTGCGCACCCGGCTAGAGCGCCTTTGGGGCCGGAGCGTTCCCTGCCGCGTCCCGGGTCCAGCGGGGGTCGAGCGGCGGTGGTCCCCTGATCGGACGAAGCCCGCGCGCGTCCTGCGGACCCCAGTGCGATTGTTGCGGTGGGATGAAATCCGCCGGTGGGGGCGTTGGGGGAGGCGGCAGGACAGGACCGACGGGGAGGCACCCACGTGACGGCGGCGCAGACGGAGACTGGGGAAAAACAGGGCTGGGGCAGGCGGCTCGCCGCCTACACCTGGCGGTACAAGGTCAACGTGCTGCTCGCGCTCGGCTCCTCGCTGGCCGGCATGGCCGTCATGGCGTTCGTCCCGCTCGTCACCAAGGTCATCATCGACGAGGTCATCGGCGACGAGAGCAAGCCCATGGGCCCCTGGGCCGGCATGCTCATAGGCGCCGCCGTGCTGGTCTACGCACTGACCTACATACGCAGGTACTACGGCGGGCGCCTCGCCCTCGACGTGCAGCACGACCTGCGCACCGACATGTACGACGCCGTCGCCCGCCTCGACGGGCGCCGGCAGGACGAGCTGTCCACCGGACAGGTCGTCGGCCGGGCGACGAGCGACCTCCAGCTGATCCAGGGCCTGCTCTTCATGCTGCCCATGACCATCGGGAACTTCCTCCTCTTCGGGATATCCCTCGGGATCATGCTGTGGCTGTCCCCGCTGCTGACCCTCGTCGCGCTGCTGATGGCCCCCGCCCTCTGGTTCATCGCCAAGCGCAGCCGCAAGAAGCTCTTCCCCGCCACCTGGTACGCCCAGGGCCAGGCCGCCGCCGTCGCCTCCGTCGTCGACGGGGCGGTGACCGGCGTACGGGTCGTCAAGGGCTTCGGGCAGGAGGAACAGGAGACCGGCAAGCTCCGCGAGGCCGGCCGCCGGCTCTTCGGCGGGCGGATGCGCACCATCCGGCTGAACTCCCGCTACACCCCCGCCCTCCAGGCCGTGCCCGCCCTCGGACAGGTCGCCATGCTGGCCCTCGGCGGCTGGATGGCCACCCGCGGGCAGGTCACCCTCGGCACTTTCGTCGCCTTCTCCACCTACCTCGCCCAGCTCGTCGGCCCCGTCCGCATGCTCGCCATGGTGCTTACCGTCGGCCAGCAGGCCCGCGCCGGCGTGGAGCGGGTGTTCGAGCTCATCGACACCGAGCCCGTGATCCGGGAGGGCACGCGGGAGCTGCCCGCCGACGCGCCCGCCACCGTCGAGTTCGAGGACGTCCGCTTCGGGTACGAGCCCGACCGGCCCGTCCTCGACGGCTTCTCCCTCGCCCTGGCCGAGGGCGAGACCGTCGCCCTCGTGGGCGCCTCCGGCAGCGGCAAGTCCACCGTCTCCCTGCTCCTGCCGCGCTTCTACGACGCCGACCACGGCACCGTCCGGGTCGGCGGCCACGACGTCCGCGAGCTGACCTACGACTCCCTGCGCGGCGCCATCGGACTGGTGCCCGAGGATTCGTTCCTCTTCTCCGACACCATCCGCGCGAACATCGCCTACGGGCGCCCGGGGGCCGGTGAGGAGGAGATCCGCGCCGCCGCCCGCGCCGCCCAGGCGGAAGGGTTCATCGAGGCCCTCCCCGCCGGGTACGACACCAAGGTCGGCGAACAGGGCCTGACCCTCTCCGGCGGCCAGCGCCAGCGCATCGCCCTCGCCCGCGCCATCCTCACCGACCCCCGCCTGCTGCTCCTCGACGACGCCACCTCCGCCGTCGACGCCCGCGTCGAGCACGAGATCCACGAGGCGCTGCGGGCGGTCATGGCCGGCCGCACCACCCTGCTGATCGCCCACCGCCGCTCCACGCTCGCCCTCGCCGACCGGATCGCCGTACTCGACCACGGCCGGCTCTCCGACGTCGGCACGCACGAGGAGCTCGAGCGCCGCTCCCCGCTGTACCGGCGGCTGCTCACCGACCCCGAAGCCCTCGGGGCCGCCTCGCCGCGCACCCCCGACGCACCGTCCATGGCCGAGTTCGAGCGGGACATCGAGAAGGACATCGAGCTCGAAGCCGAGATCGACTCCGAGCAGGTGAGCGCCAAGCGCCGCGCCGTCGACGGGGTCACCCCCGAGCTGTGGCGACGCCAGGAGGGGAGCGAGAACCCCGCCGGTGCGGTCGCCGGGATGAGCGCCACCCCCGAACTGCTCGCGCAGGTGGCCGCCCTGCCGCCCGCCGACGACGAGCCGGAGGTGGACGAGGCCCGGGCCGCGTCCGCCGAGAAGAGCTACGGCCTGCGCCGCCTGCTCGGCGGCTTCTGGGCCCCGCTCGCCGTCAGCCTCGGCCTGGTCGCCGTCGACGCGGGCGCCGGGCTGCTCCTGCCCGTCATGATCCGCCACGGCATCGACCAGGGCGTGCAGAAGGCCGCCCTGGGCGCGGTGTGGGCCGCGGCCCTGCTCGCCCTCGTCGTGGTCGCCGGGCAGTGGGCCGCCCAGTTCGCCGAGACCCGGATGACCGGACGCACCGGCGAGCGCGTGCTCTACGCCCTGCGCGTCAAGATCTTCGCCCAGCTCCAGCGCCTCGGCCTGGACTACTACGAGCGCGAGCTCACCGGCAAGATCATGACCCGGATGACCACCGACGTGGACTCCCTGTCCAGCTTCCTGCAGACCGGGCTCGTCACCGCCGTCGTCTCCGTCCTGACCTTCTTCGGCATCCTGGTCGCCCTGCTCGTCCTCGACGTCGGACTCGCGCTGATCGTCTTCGCCACCCTGCCCGTGCTGGTCGTCGGCACGATCGTCTTCCGCCGCAAGTCGGTGACCGCGTACGAGCTGGCGCGCGACCGGGTCAGCCTGGTCAACGCCGACCTCCAGGAGTCCGTGGCCGGGCTCCGCCTGGTGCAGGCCTTCCGCCGCCAGAGCACCGGCGCGGCCCGGTTCGCCGAGCGCAGCGACGCGTACCGCGAGGCCCGGGTGCGCGGCCAGTGGCTGATATCCGTCTACTTCCCCTTCGTCCAGCTGCTGTCCTCGGGCGCGGCGGCGGCCGTGCTGATCGTCGGCGCGGGCCGGGTGGAGGCGGCCACCCTCACCACCGGCGCGCTGGTGGCGTACCTGCTCTACATCGACCTGTTCTTCGCCCCGGTCCAGCAGCTCTCCCAGGTCTTCGACGGATACCAGCAGGCCAGCGTCTCCCTGGGCCGGATCCAGGACCTGCTGCGCGAGCCCACCACCACTCCGCGCCCGGCGGATCCCCGGGAGGTCGCCGCACTGCGCGGCGAGATCGCCTTCGAGGGCGTGCGCTTCCAGTACGGCACCGCCGAGGAGCGCGGGGAGCAGGACGAGGCGCTGGCCGGGATCAGCCTGCGCATACCCGCCGGGCAGACCGTCGCCTTCGTCGGCGAGACCGGGGCGGGCAAGTCCACTCTGGTCAAGATGGTGGCCCGGTTCTACGACCCGACCTCCGGCCGGGTCACCGCCGACGGCACCGACCTGCGGGAGCTGGACCTGACGGCGTACCGCCACCGGCTGGGGGTCGTCCCCCAGGAGCCGTACCTCTTCCCGGGGACGGTCCGCGACGCCATCGCCTACGGGCGGCCCGGGGCGAGCGACGCCGAGGTGGAGGCCGCCGCCCGCGCGGTCGGCGCCCACGACATGATCGCCACCCTCGACGGCGGCTACCTGCACGCCGTCTCCGAGCGCGGCCGCAACCTCTCCGCCGGCCAGCGCCAGCTGATCGCGCTGG
The Streptomyces sp. NBC_00091 genome window above contains:
- a CDS encoding ABC transporter ATP-binding protein; protein product: MTAAQTETGEKQGWGRRLAAYTWRYKVNVLLALGSSLAGMAVMAFVPLVTKVIIDEVIGDESKPMGPWAGMLIGAAVLVYALTYIRRYYGGRLALDVQHDLRTDMYDAVARLDGRRQDELSTGQVVGRATSDLQLIQGLLFMLPMTIGNFLLFGISLGIMLWLSPLLTLVALLMAPALWFIAKRSRKKLFPATWYAQGQAAAVASVVDGAVTGVRVVKGFGQEEQETGKLREAGRRLFGGRMRTIRLNSRYTPALQAVPALGQVAMLALGGWMATRGQVTLGTFVAFSTYLAQLVGPVRMLAMVLTVGQQARAGVERVFELIDTEPVIREGTRELPADAPATVEFEDVRFGYEPDRPVLDGFSLALAEGETVALVGASGSGKSTVSLLLPRFYDADHGTVRVGGHDVRELTYDSLRGAIGLVPEDSFLFSDTIRANIAYGRPGAGEEEIRAAARAAQAEGFIEALPAGYDTKVGEQGLTLSGGQRQRIALARAILTDPRLLLLDDATSAVDARVEHEIHEALRAVMAGRTTLLIAHRRSTLALADRIAVLDHGRLSDVGTHEELERRSPLYRRLLTDPEALGAASPRTPDAPSMAEFERDIEKDIELEAEIDSEQVSAKRRAVDGVTPELWRRQEGSENPAGAVAGMSATPELLAQVAALPPADDEPEVDEARAASAEKSYGLRRLLGGFWAPLAVSLGLVAVDAGAGLLLPVMIRHGIDQGVQKAALGAVWAAALLALVVVAGQWAAQFAETRMTGRTGERVLYALRVKIFAQLQRLGLDYYERELTGKIMTRMTTDVDSLSSFLQTGLVTAVVSVLTFFGILVALLVLDVGLALIVFATLPVLVVGTIVFRRKSVTAYELARDRVSLVNADLQESVAGLRLVQAFRRQSTGAARFAERSDAYREARVRGQWLISVYFPFVQLLSSGAAAAVLIVGAGRVEAATLTTGALVAYLLYIDLFFAPVQQLSQVFDGYQQASVSLGRIQDLLREPTTTPRPADPREVAALRGEIAFEGVRFQYGTAEERGEQDEALAGISLRIPAGQTVAFVGETGAGKSTLVKMVARFYDPTSGRVTADGTDLRELDLTAYRHRLGVVPQEPYLFPGTVRDAIAYGRPGASDAEVEAAARAVGAHDMIATLDGGYLHAVSERGRNLSAGQRQLIALARAELVDPDVLLLDEATAALDLATEAQVNQATDRLAGKRTTLVVAHRLTTAARADRVVVMDRGRIVEDGSHAELLARGGRYATLWRTFAGEDEPAAAA
- a CDS encoding thiamine pyrophosphate-binding protein, which codes for MTHDHDLVLRPTEAQTAAALAPPPGRTGGDLVVETLRGLGATTVFGLPGQHALGLFDAVGRSDLRLVALRTENNAGFAADAYGRLTGEAVPLLLSTGPGALMSLPALAEAAAASAPVLALSSQVPTAGLGGGRRGHLHELRDQSASFRDVVKSVHIARTPSQIPSVIAEAWESALTAPHGPVWVEIPEDVLRADTLIPEVTGMDATPHELAPRPELTALAAHWLSKASRPVIIAGGGVIRADAAGKLRQLAERLNAPVVTTFGGKGAFPWTHPLSLQSWLEDRHMTDFLEDADVLLVVGSGLGELSSNYHTFFPTGRVVQIEADLGKLESNHAGLGIHADARLALQALLETVEPRPDDEAPERVRSLLSAVEARLATQDVTLERDLLTSIRQALPPRSPSFWDMTILSYWAWSAFDAKHPNTMHSAQGAGGLGYAFPAALGAAVAEPGTPVLAVSGDGGAMYSLSELATAREHDLDVTWLIVDDGGYGILREYMTASFDGRTTGTELTRPDFVALARSFGVPAAATTPDTLRTDLAQALKTPGPSVLVLPTTLKMFAPTHL
- a CDS encoding esterase family protein, producing the protein MGLTSSTLLVSAVLCTVLLFAATVWLWPRLARSSRGLVLGRLGLLVVVQVFLFASVALAANRSFLIYGSWADLTAGQARQEAVPGGAAVEVLGRQDTGVPGGRSPQSGGLIEKVTLHGERSRVAAQAYVYLPPEYFQKGNEQRKFPAAVVLTGYPGTAENLLKGLRYPKTAWTQAKQKKMQPMILVMMRPVVGPSNSQCVDVPGGGPQSESFFGTDVPRAVASHYRIGTSARNWAIIGDSTGGYCALKMTLQHPETYAAGVGLSADYKPEVDADSGDLFHGNKGEEKRSDLLWHLANRPQPNVSFLVTTSLQGESNLKATQQFVKAVKDPAHVSSITLDRGGHSFNTWNREIPPALAWTSARLSAN